GTGAAATACCTGCTGCAGGCCGTTTACTCATGACTTCCGCCGAAGGCCAGCGTTAGGCCTCCGAAGATTTGAAAGGGCGGCCCCAAGTGATTGCCGCCCGATGTCGTTGCAACGTATTTATCGTCAAAAATATTCTGACCAATCACAAAGACCTCCATATGTTTCCCAATGGGGTATGAGGCCGAGGCGTCCACCACGTGTTCCGCATCCAGACTTAAGGAGTTGGTGGTGTCATCCCACATGGAACTGAGGAGCCGGAACCGTACTTCCAGTTGGGCCCCGGCGGGCTGCCGGTATCGCGCGACGACGCTTACCGAATGGACGGGCACGTCCGGGGTCCGATTGCCCTCGATCGAAGGATCGGGGGGATTGGAAATAATCTTAGAATCCGTGTAGCTGTAACTGACCCCGGAAGAGAGCGTTTCGGTCAATTGCACGTCGCCGATCGTTTCAACACCCAGGCTTCTCGTCTTGCCGATATTCGTGGCTTGCACCGTGTATACGGGAGAGAAACTCGTCGTAATAAAATTGATCTGATCAATGACCCTGTTGTAAAAGAAGTTGACCTGGCCCTGGAAGGGTCCCTGGGAAAGATCCAATCCGGTCTCGCCTCCCCACAAGACCTCCGGCTTCAATTGGGAATCCGGCAGAAGCTTGAAACCCTCCGCGGTGAACTCCCGATAGAGGTTGTCGAGCGTCGGCGCCCGGAAGCCTCGATAGACGGAGGCGCGTATGGCAACGGCCTTGACGATTTGGTACCGCGTGGCGAGCTTCGGGTTCAGTTGAAGATAATCCTTGTCGTCGAACTGCGTTGTGGTCCCCGGGATGGTCACCATGCTGCCATTATAGTCGCTGACATAGTCCAAACGAATGCTAGGCAGAATTTCCCAGTCTGGGACCGGGCGGAGGCTCGCCTGTACGAACAATCCGGCGAAAAGCTGTTGTCCGCCTCCGTTGAGCACCGTGGGACTGTCGCCAGGAACGGCAATGTCCTGCTGCCGGTCGACGCCCTCGATATGGCGGATGTCCAGCCCCGCGTTGAGCAGTTTCACCAAACTGTCCGTGGTTCGCGTCCATTGCAGCGATCCTCCGACGTCGTTGGCCGGAGTCTGGTGCAGGTTGGAAAGGAACTCGGCGTTTCGGTCAAAATTGGGAGGGCTGAAATCGGTATTGTTCGTCGTAAAATTTTGATTCAAGAAAAAGAGATTGGCTTTGACGTCGCTTTGGGCATCGAGTATCCATCGTCCGCCCGTTGCCACATTCACGGTATCCGTGTCGTTGGCGCTCATGCGGGTGTCCAGCCTCTGGCGGTTTTTAAAATCGTTGCCGCGGATAAAACCTTCGAAATCCGCCGTGTGATAATCCATTTTAAGCTGGACGTTGGCAGAATCGCTCGCCGTTGCGCGATCGATCGCTCCCCGCACATCGGGCTCTACGGCGTCGTAGCCGGCCGTCCCGAAATAATTCGTATCCAGGCTGATTCCAAGATGATCGTCAATCTTCTGACTGCTGTGGACATCCGTTCGAAAGGTGCCGTCCGATCCGCCCAGAGTGGTCACTTTCAGTTCCGTTGCGTCGACCGGCTTCGTGACGATGTTCACCACGCCGCCTTCCGCAAAACTTCCCCATAGGCTGGAACTGCCCCCGCGGACGATCTCGATGCGGTCAATCGCCTCCTTCGGTACCCGGTTGAAATCGAGGTAACCAAAAAATGGATCATTGAGCGGAATCCCGTCCATGAGAACGAGTACGTGCGGCGCGATGCCTCCCAAGCCTCGAATCGATACCCAGTTCCCGGTGGGATGGTTCATAAAACTGGGCAAAGAATTGCTGAAATTGAGACTAGGGACCTCCCGCAGGACGTCGTCGGTCGCAATGGCCGGAGTCTGTTGGACCGCTTGGCGATCGAGAACGGTGCTGCTGACCGGAAGATCCGAAACCGTGCGCTCCGTCCGCGTCGCGCTGATGATTACCGGACTGAGCGTGGTGACCGGTTTGCCGGCCTCGGTCGTCGGCGCCGCTTCCGTTGATGGGTTTGTGGTTGTTTCCTCCGTGGCGTTCTCCTTCGGCGGTGCCGGTTCCTCCGCCAGACCGAGTGATGGGAAAATCAGCCCCATGCAGACGATCACAGCCGTACCGACCTGATTGATGCGGTTCATTCAGCGTCCCTCCGTTCTCGAATTGGACTTAGGTTGGCCGGACATCATGCGCACAGGCCCATGGCGTCCGGTCGAATCATGACTCGTCAGCGAGCGGTCGAAGCGCGGGTCAGCCGTGCAACGACGGCGTCACGACGCCTCAGATGGCGAAGGGATGGAGGGAGGAGCGCGGGTGGATGCGCCAACAACCCCGCCGGTTCCGGGAACGAGCGGGTTGGACTCAAGGAGTCGCGCGAGGGGTTGGAGCGGACGGTGTTGTGCGGGCGCGGCCGAATGCAGAGCGGCCGCGGCGCAATGCATGGACATCATGCAATGCGGGGAAGGATGATCATGCGACGATGAGGAGTGATGTTCTTCGTGGGGATGGGAATCGTATTGGCAACGGATGGCCTCACCCGTGAGAGTGAGATAGCTCAGGGTCACGACGGCGGTCAGAATAAATCGCCACGACCAGGATCGGAACCCTTGGCGCGGTTGGTTTTTCATGAAGACGAAAACGTTCATTCCTTAACCTGAGGCTGCCGGGTTGAATCCGGTCTATAGCCTCTCTCCGGACAAAAGTTTTTGAACAAGGGGGCGAAGATTCTCCGCCGTCGGGACTTCGGACAACACATAGCCGTCCAACAACACGGTCGGCGTGGAATTCACCCCGTAACGGTTGCCTCGCGAGACGCCTTCTTCCAATTTGCGTTTCGGCCCCCCGGAGGCGAGCCGCTTCTTCATGGCGTCCGGATTCACACCCGCCTCCTGAATCACTTTTTCTTCCACCGAGGGGTCGAGAATATTCAGGCGCTCATCCTGCAGCACACGAAAAAGAACGCCGGCCATTACATTCCCCCGGCCCTCCTCTCGCGCGGCCTCATACAGTTCGAACGGCATGCTCGGTTGGTTGCGAATCACGGGAAATCCCACATTGATCACTTCCAACTTGTCTCCGAACTCCCGTTTCAGTTCGGGAAGCACCGTCGCTTCAAAGTGATGGCAATGAGGACAATAGAAATCGACGAAGATTTCCATCCGCACTTTACCGGCGGAGTGCGCGGACGGCTCGTTCAGAATCCGATACGGAGGGGTCGCGTCCGCCTGGATTTCAACCGGCAATATTGACCCCGTTGAAATAGCTGTCACGGCCGAAAAAATGACGAAGAATAGTTTAAACAGCCTGGTTCTCATAAATGGCTCCTTCCTGCATGACATGTCTTTCTTGCGGTTCTTATTTCTGATGTCCCCTCGAAAAACGAATCTCGCGAGCGACGAGCCGATCCTGCTCCTCATCCACGTCGGCGACCAATCGATCCCCGACTTGCAATGTGTCCGCCCCCTCGGATTCCTGGGTTGCCTGAACCTTTGTGTCGCGGGTCAGAATCAGCGTAAGAGTCTGCCCATCGGTCGTGCGAACCTGAACCTGGCCGGGTCCCAGACGGATCACCGTCCCCATCACATGTTGTCCATGTGCATGCGCAATACTCAGCGCCCCGGTTGTCAACAGCGCCCAAGCCATAATCGTATACGTGACGGATCGCACGATGCGCTTCTCCCTCTCAATGCACATGGCTATCCTCCGGATGAAACGGCACATCTTCTCCTCGAAGGAAGCGGTCTTCCTCAGCCTCGCGCTCTCGTTCCATCTGACTTACGGGATTAAACCGTTTCATCTCCTCCAGCTCCTGTTCCGTGATCACGGGAAGGTGACGAATGAACCGGACCAGTTTCCAGCTGTCACGATCGTCTTCCGGACGACCCGTTCCCCACCCCGGCATCGCGGTGAACCGGATGCCGTTATGAATGATGTAGAACAACTCCCCGTCCGAAAGCCGTTGGGTTTCTTGCTCCCTCAAGTCGGGAGCTTTGGGATAAACGCCCCGACCGATGTCCGTCTTACCGCTTCCATCGTTTCCGTGACACACGGCGCAATGATCGGCAAAGTGCTCCCGGGCCTCCGCCAAAATCTCCGGCGTGGCCGGAATCGGGTTGTTGGCTTCCCGCTGTTGTCGAGGCACCGCAAGATGCCGCAGATATCGAGCCAATTTCAGTTCGAGAACGCTCGGCGCATCCTTGGCGCTAAATCCGTGCCGCACGAACCATACACCCGCACCTACAGATCCCAACACCATTCCGAAACCGATTACGATCACCGTTTTTTTCCACATCGCATCGGCCTCATTCACCCTACAAGCAGGAATAATGCTGATCAGAAGAACGCGCGCTCTACTTCATAACCTCGGCGTCGCAGTACCAATCTACCCCCCCTTTAGTCCCCTTGACGGTTTTGATCGCATCGAGCAGTTGCTCTTCCTTCACGCTGCCGTCGTGCTCCACGATGGCGTGACCTTTCATGCTCTGTAGATCGACGGACTTCACACCTTTGACCGCCATCAAGGCATCGGTGATCTCCTTCGGATAGAACTCGCAGTACTGTCCGCCCAGCATGAGCGTGACCTGTTGGTCCGCCGCCTGCGTTTGAATGGCCAAAATACCCATAACCAATACGACCGCCATGACCGCGTTTACCCACATCCTACGCATGTCCGACCTCCTTGTTGTTATGAACGTGCCGTAACTTCATATGGACTATCGGGCTGTCCATCGACGACTAAAAACCTGATCCAAAAATTTGTCTGTTTGGGTTTTTATGTTACCTACATACCCTTATTCTGCATGTCAGAGGAACTATCCGGCGCGGCGAAATTCGTCAGGTTCGGCGGCGACGTCTGCGTCAGCAAAGCCGTCAATCCCAACACGGCCACCGCAAGGAGACACTGCAGTGCGACAAAGACCTGAAAGTGAACCACGGCGATCCGGGCCGAACTGTAACGCAATTCCAGCATGCGATGGTCCGCGCTCCCGGTATCTCCCCCCAACAGACAGACGACGCGATGGATCGTCTTCCCGATAAAACTCACGCGCACGGGTTCTCCCGCCAGGGTCTGGAGCGCCGGCCGGATATAGTAGCGGCTGAGGGCGCCCAAGGCCAGCATCGGGACGACGAAGGCAAGCTTGAACAGAAGCGTAATCCCGTAAGGCGTTCCCACCAAGTTGGACACCGTCCGGAGGTGAAGCCAGGCGGCATACACGCCGGTGAGAATCAAGACACCGACGCATCGAGCGGCGAGCCACGAAAAGCGATGGATCGAAGCGGTCTGGAATGGAATACGCTTTTTCTCATCCAACGGCGCCCAAATCTTCGGCAGGAGAAACCGCAGCGGGACCAACCCTCCCACCCAGGAAGAGATCGCCATCATATGCAGCCAGTCGGCGGCCACCGCAATGGAAAAATCCCCTTTGTCGGCTGCGTGACCCGACAAACTGACCGTAAGACAGAGCCCCGCGGAAGCCAACAGCCAGAGGACCTGCTGTCCGGGTCGCGCGCGATCTTTTTTAATGAAGAACCAGAGCGCGATTAACAAACAAAGGATGGCCATCTTGGCTATCCAAACCTTGCCCGCGTGGGTCTGCGAGATAATGAGGGGGAGCATCGGAAGCACCGCCGAGAAAGGTTTCCGGCTCATCATCTCGGCGCGGATAATCAGATCCACGATGCTGACGATGAATAAAAGGATCAGCCAGCGGCCCATCCAGCGCTTTAGATCGCGCTGACCGGTCGCCTGCGCTCTTTCCAAATCCGGCGACCCTGAACCCAGAACCCTTAGACTTCGGTTCAGCACCGTCGATCGGAAAACCACGCCTCCGACCAGAAAAGCGACCCCCAAAAAGGTCAGCCACTGGACCAGCACATGAAAATACATCGTATGACCGGTCATGACTTGCCCTCGATCATAAATTTAAAACGGCCCTCGGTATGATGGGTATCAATGGCAATCACGCTCCAAGAGACGGTATACGTCCCCGGCGGCAAGGGCGGCAGGCCGACCTCAAGAACGGTATGGTCGCTGGGATCCACCTGGCCGTCCCCTTTATCCACCTTCTTCCCGTTCGAATCGAAAACCTCCAACGTGCTGAACAGCGGTTCGATCGGTCCATCGAACCAGATCTTCACCTGATCCGGAGAAGTTTTTGCTTCCGACCCTACTCGTGGATCCGAATGATCCGGAAAGGCATGACCCCATACCGGCATCGGAACGATTAAGAGAAACCCCAGCAGGACCCCGGCGATTTTTTTTGGTTTTTCAATCATGGCCGCCCTGCCGCGAACCGCATGGGCCCAAACAGACGCCGCCCTCCCTTTTCAAGTTACCTTTGAGTCCCCCCCAGAACCCCATAAAAAGGAGTCCAGGTATAGGTTTTTGGGAACATATCGTCCAGATACAGGTGGATCAGGGCCTGTACTCCGTGGCCCCCGCTCTGGCTGTTGATCGGCACGATGCCCTCCACGTTAACCTGGTAGAACCGACCGGCCCAGGCGATTCCCGGATAGTACGCCCCGGTTTTTTTCCCGAAGTCCGGTCCATTTAAAGGCATGTCCACGCTATATTCCACGATCGGAACAAGACGATTGAAAGGCCATCCGATTCCGATGTCTTTGACATAGGATTGAAGGTAGAGGAGGCTGTATTCCAGAACCAGACCGTATCCGAGGTCGCTTGCGATATCGGAGGAATCGGAGCTCGGATTTCGGAAAGGTGAGCCGATACCGACCAGTCCGGTAACGGCAAACGGCTTCAAATACCCCAGGGCGTCGGGAAGATCGCCGAAGCCGTACCCGAAAAGAAACGTCGGAGTCACCGTACTGAACTGATCCCTGACCTTCTTGGCTCCTGTGTTTCCCCAATCATAATCGATCATCGCGGTGGCAAGAAATTCATGCTCCGGAATACGCACCATCGTGTATTTGACGTGCAGTCCCAGGTTTTGCCAACCCCGTTCGGAAGGTCCGTCGTTAGGATTGTCCACATCGTATTCCCAATCCACACCGAAGCCCAGGTTGGGCGAGAGCCGTTTGGAAATCCCGCCGCCATAGGCAGTGGCCTGGCCTTCGCTGTCCTTTTGGTGGGAGTACCCAAGAAGATCCATTTCATCGGACGCAAAAGGATCTTCAACCGACTCCGATTCCACGAAAAATCGCTGTCCCACCACCCCATGAGCCCACAGAGCCGTCGGACAAACCATAAAAATTCCGAGACACATCACGACGATTAAAGAAAACATCGAACGAAGCATCGATCTCCCCTCCTGATGGTTTTATCCCGTGATTGAAACGGAATTGAAGAACCCCGGCCTTCCAGCCGGGGATTCTTCGATCCGGGTGGAAAAGGCCTCCATTTTTAATTCGCTCGCCAACCCCGCCCTCACAGGCGGGGATTGCGCTCACTATGCGGATTCATCTCGGCCGTACGGACGGATCAATCCACACCACAGGAATATCAATTGGATTCTTTGGTCTTGTTACGAGAAAGAAAGAGGGGGTGGTCGGATATATAATGAAAAGATGGAAAGGCTGGTGAAAAAGCGCTCGCGATAAACGACTTCGCTTTCAAAGGATGAATCGAAGCCTTGTGTGAGATTCAGATCGGAGGAATGAACAAAGGCCGCGGCCGCGCACATCCAATCGCAGAAAACGGACGCGTGTTGTTTGGCGTGGTCGGCATCGTGCTCATGCTGAAAGTCATGCTGCACCGCCCCGACCATCATAAAGGCGGATAGGAAGAGATAGACCGCGGTGATCAGCAAGGCGGTCCGCTTCAAATTTCCCCCGGAAATCTTCATTGTGCGTTACCTATACCAGAAAGGGTCTAAGACTGTCAAGAACGGAGGGTATCCTCCGTGGTGACGGACGACCCTATGACGATCTTCGAACAGGTCGTCATGCTCCGTCTTCTACATCGGCGC
This DNA window, taken from Nitrospiria bacterium, encodes the following:
- a CDS encoding TonB-dependent receptor, producing MNRINQVGTAVIVCMGLIFPSLGLAEEPAPPKENATEETTTNPSTEAAPTTEAGKPVTTLSPVIISATRTERTVSDLPVSSTVLDRQAVQQTPAIATDDVLREVPSLNFSNSLPSFMNHPTGNWVSIRGLGGIAPHVLVLMDGIPLNDPFFGYLDFNRVPKEAIDRIEIVRGGSSSLWGSFAEGGVVNIVTKPVDATELKVTTLGGSDGTFRTDVHSSQKIDDHLGISLDTNYFGTAGYDAVEPDVRGAIDRATASDSANVQLKMDYHTADFEGFIRGNDFKNRQRLDTRMSANDTDTVNVATGGRWILDAQSDVKANLFFLNQNFTTNNTDFSPPNFDRNAEFLSNLHQTPANDVGGSLQWTRTTDSLVKLLNAGLDIRHIEGVDRQQDIAVPGDSPTVLNGGGQQLFAGLFVQASLRPVPDWEILPSIRLDYVSDYNGSMVTIPGTTTQFDDKDYLQLNPKLATRYQIVKAVAIRASVYRGFRAPTLDNLYREFTAEGFKLLPDSQLKPEVLWGGETGLDLSQGPFQGQVNFFYNRVIDQINFITTSFSPVYTVQATNIGKTRSLGVETIGDVQLTETLSSGVSYSYTDSKIISNPPDPSIEGNRTPDVPVHSVSVVARYRQPAGAQLEVRFRLLSSMWDDTTNSLSLDAEHVVDASASYPIGKHMEVFVIGQNIFDDKYVATTSGGNHLGPPFQIFGGLTLAFGGSHE
- a CDS encoding thioredoxin domain-containing protein, producing the protein MRTRLFKLFFVIFSAVTAISTGSILPVEIQADATPPYRILNEPSAHSAGKVRMEIFVDFYCPHCHHFEATVLPELKREFGDKLEVINVGFPVIRNQPSMPFELYEAAREEGRGNVMAGVLFRVLQDERLNILDPSVEEKVIQEAGVNPDAMKKRLASGGPKRKLEEGVSRGNRYGVNSTPTVLLDGYVLSEVPTAENLRPLVQKLLSGERL
- a CDS encoding c-type cytochrome, translated to MWKKTVIVIGFGMVLGSVGAGVWFVRHGFSAKDAPSVLELKLARYLRHLAVPRQQREANNPIPATPEILAEAREHFADHCAVCHGNDGSGKTDIGRGVYPKAPDLREQETQRLSDGELFYIIHNGIRFTAMPGWGTGRPEDDRDSWKLVRFIRHLPVITEQELEEMKRFNPVSQMEREREAEEDRFLRGEDVPFHPEDSHVH
- a CDS encoding heavy metal-associated domain-containing protein, whose translation is MRRMWVNAVMAVVLVMGILAIQTQAADQQVTLMLGGQYCEFYPKEITDALMAVKGVKSVDLQSMKGHAIVEHDGSVKEEQLLDAIKTVKGTKGGVDWYCDAEVMK
- a CDS encoding CopD family protein, giving the protein MTGHTMYFHVLVQWLTFLGVAFLVGGVVFRSTVLNRSLRVLGSGSPDLERAQATGQRDLKRWMGRWLILLFIVSIVDLIIRAEMMSRKPFSAVLPMLPLIISQTHAGKVWIAKMAILCLLIALWFFIKKDRARPGQQVLWLLASAGLCLTVSLSGHAADKGDFSIAVAADWLHMMAISSWVGGLVPLRFLLPKIWAPLDEKKRIPFQTASIHRFSWLAARCVGVLILTGVYAAWLHLRTVSNLVGTPYGITLLFKLAFVVPMLALGALSRYYIRPALQTLAGEPVRVSFIGKTIHRVVCLLGGDTGSADHRMLELRYSSARIAVVHFQVFVALQCLLAVAVLGLTALLTQTSPPNLTNFAAPDSSSDMQNKGM
- a CDS encoding copper resistance protein CopC codes for the protein MIEKPKKIAGVLLGFLLIVPMPVWGHAFPDHSDPRVGSEAKTSPDQVKIWFDGPIEPLFSTLEVFDSNGKKVDKGDGQVDPSDHTVLEVGLPPLPPGTYTVSWSVIAIDTHHTEGRFKFMIEGKS